A single region of the Leptodactylus fuscus isolate aLepFus1 chromosome 5, aLepFus1.hap2, whole genome shotgun sequence genome encodes:
- the RAP1B gene encoding ras-related protein Rap-1b yields MREYKLVVLGSGGVGKSALTVQFVQGIFVEKYDPTIEDSYRKQVEVDGQQCMLEILDTAGTEQFTAMRDLYMKNGQGFALVYSITAQSTFNDLQDLREQILRVKDTDDVPMILVGNKCDLEDERVVGKEQGQNLARQWNNCAFLESSAKSKINVNEIFYDLVRQINRKTPVPGKARKKSTCRLL; encoded by the exons ATGCGTGAATACAAGCTGGTTGTCCTTGGGTCAGGTGGTGTTGGGAAGTCTGCATTG aCTGTCCAATTTGTTCAAGGAATTTTTGTTGAAAAATATGACCCCACAATAGAAGACTCTTATAGAAAG CAAGTTGAAGTTGACGGTCAACAATGTATGCTCGAAATTTTAGACACAGCAGGAACG GAACAATTTACAGCAATGCGAGATCTTTATATGAAGAATGGACAAGGCTTTGCATTAGTGTACTCCATAACTGCACAGTCTACATTCAATGATTTACAGGACCTCAGAGAACAGATCCTCCGAGTCAAAGACACTGATGAT GTGCCAATGATTTTGGTTGGGAACAAATGTGACTTGGAAGATGAAAGGGTTGTTGGCAAAGAACAGGGGCAGAATCTAGCAAGACAGTGGAACAATTGTGCATTCCTGGAGTCTTCTGCCAAGTCCAAGATTAATGTCAATGAG ATTTTTTATGATCTTGTGCGACAAATTAACAGAAAAACTCCCGTACCAGGCAAGGCACGCAAAAAGTCAACATGTCGGCTGCTTTAA